The Deltaproteobacteria bacterium sequence CGCGGCGAATCCGGCGAGCAGGAGGAAAAGGAGGAGCGCCGGGCCGGCGGCCTGACGCATCCTCCATCTCATCGAAAATCCCCCTTCGAACGGAGCGGGGACCATATCGTCAGTGATCCTCCTCGGGGAAATCCGGGTCCTCGCGGAGGACCGGCATCCGGTTCAGTATCCAGCGGAACAGAAGTATGTGGAACGTTATGATCGAAAGGACGATGAGCGCCTCCTTCGCGGGAGGAACGATGTGGTGGAAATGGTCCGGCAGGTTGTAGTTGAACGTGATGATCGACAGGTTCAGGCGGTTAAGGATGATCCCGGCTATGGCGTGGAAGGCACCGAACCGGACGAGCCCCGCGCTGTTCTTCTTCACACCCACGGAGAGTGTGACGACCGGAAGGGCCACGAACAGGAAGATCTCCACGAGGAACCAGTATCCGTATCCGGTCCCCAGGAGCGCCCAGTTGTCGTCGTGCGCCACCCCGATCAGCTTCAGCACGAAGTAGACGAACATGACGACGGCAGCCGCCTTCCCGAGCCCGACGGTCAGCGGATCGAGGTTGGAAAGGAACGTGTCGTCCGCCTTGTCGCGGAGCCAGCGGGCGCACACCGTGCTGACGGCGATCACCATGCACAAGCCGCCGAAGATGCTGGAGATGAAGTTGAACACCGGGATGAAGGTGGAATACCAGAGCGGGTGGACCTTCCCCGGGGCGAGGAGGAAGAGCGCCCCCAGCGCGGACTGGTGCAGCGTGGAGAGGATCACGCCCGCGATAGTCATCGCAATCGTGATGAGGATCGCCCACTTGCGGACCCTCTGTGCGCGGATCCACTCCAGGATCGCGGGGCTGAATTCAAGAAGCTGGACGGTGAGGTAGGTGGAGACATGCCAGGCAACGAGGAACAGGACGGAAGTCGGTCCGTAGGACACCGCCATCGGGTAGTAGATCCTCCACGGGCGACCTATATCGATCAGGAGGTAGATTACCGCAAAGAGGTATCCCATGAAACCGGTGAGAACGCCGAGCCGGACCAGGGGATGGTATTTCTTGTATCCCAGGATGTACACCGTAGTCGCCATCACGTAACCGGTCGCGGACAGCGGGACGCCCGCGAAGAGCCCCCACCCCAGCAGGATGCTCCAGGGGTACTCGTTGGACGAGTGCGTGACCGCGGCCAGCCCCTTGTAGAACCGCAGGCCGATCAGCGGGAAGCCGACGCACAGTATGATCATGGCGACGATGTTGAACGGCGTGATGAGCTTTTTCGAGTACTCGGCCCAGGACATACCCATCAGGAGCTTGTCCGTGAACCGTGCGGGGAAGCTCTCCGCCTTGGCGATGGTTTCGTCGTTCATTCCTTGCCCTCCTTGTTCCTTGTTGCGGCGTAGCACATCGTCAGAAGCGCCGGCCATATGGTGAGGACCATCGGCACGGCGGAGAGGAACCCTTTCGTCTGTTCCACGAGCGGTTTCTCGGGGATGTTGTTCGGGTAGTCCAACTGATCGAATGGAACGCTGGAGATGTACAGCCAGCTCGTCCCGCCGACTTCATATTCCCCGTAGATGCGGTCGATGTACTTGTCGGGGTTCTTGCGGATCTTGTTCCGCGCGAGCTTGATGAGATCGCTCCGCTTGCCGAAGGTGACCGCACCCGCCGGGCAGGCCTCGGCGCACGCCGGGATGCCCCCCTTGCTTATCCTTCCATAGCAGAGGGTGCACTTGACGATCTTCGGCTCCAGGGCGCTGTCGTAATCGTAGGCGGGTACGTAGAACGGGCAGGCCACCATGCAGTACCGGCAGCCGAAGCAGACGTCCGCGTTGTACAAAACCGACCCCTCGGGGGTCTTCGTGTACGCCTTTACCGGGCAAGCTGCAGCGCAGCTCGGCTCGTTGCAATGGTTGCACTGCACCTTCCGGTACAAGGGTTTGTCC is a genomic window containing:
- a CDS encoding 4Fe-4S dicluster domain-containing protein, coding for MEKARDGGKKGTVSRRQLLQGLAVAGGAAIIGTSTEVFADGKFSGWPDRRGMLTDLTECVGCRSCEKACNEANRLPGPEVPFDEKSVFERKRRPTASAYTVVNRYEPKSSDKPLYRKVQCNHCNEPSCAAACPVKAYTKTPEGSVLYNADVCFGCRYCMVACPFYVPAYDYDSALEPKIVKCTLCYGRISKGGIPACAEACPAGAVTFGKRSDLIKLARNKIRKNPDKYIDRIYGEYEVGGTSWLYISSVPFDQLDYPNNIPEKPLVEQTKGFLSAVPMVLTIWPALLTMCYAATRNKEGKE
- the nrfD gene encoding polysulfide reductase NrfD; translation: MNDETIAKAESFPARFTDKLLMGMSWAEYSKKLITPFNIVAMIILCVGFPLIGLRFYKGLAAVTHSSNEYPWSILLGWGLFAGVPLSATGYVMATTVYILGYKKYHPLVRLGVLTGFMGYLFAVIYLLIDIGRPWRIYYPMAVSYGPTSVLFLVAWHVSTYLTVQLLEFSPAILEWIRAQRVRKWAILITIAMTIAGVILSTLHQSALGALFLLAPGKVHPLWYSTFIPVFNFISSIFGGLCMVIAVSTVCARWLRDKADDTFLSNLDPLTVGLGKAAAVVMFVYFVLKLIGVAHDDNWALLGTGYGYWFLVEIFLFVALPVVTLSVGVKKNSAGLVRFGAFHAIAGIILNRLNLSIITFNYNLPDHFHHIVPPAKEALIVLSIITFHILLFRWILNRMPVLREDPDFPEEDH